One genomic region from Electrophorus electricus isolate fEleEle1 chromosome 23, fEleEle1.pri, whole genome shotgun sequence encodes:
- the ubox5 gene encoding RING finger protein 37 isoform X1, whose translation MVVNLCLPSFQTTAHCNKLSADGCDVSNLLSGDPVARRRGFRLEYFLRPPLHVTLHFQVRVELCRVDVELWPCGMDKGSSPRRLELLTCPDFHAKTECEEDGRFKLVGRCEMREEVLVCFRHSNFHHRAPFHAPPPEPAAYGKQQELWSRGPESLCSVGQLRISVPCGGAASALGIKSLAVWGVPARCCPTSEVEKIRKAHLDSLKPEPSAFPLPLPVSVSNISPRSDPAPSEMTVPEEFLDPLTLELMVLPMILPSGVVVDSSTLEEYQKQEATWGRLPNDPFTGVPFTKDSKPLPNPHLKSRIDSLRLKTGCSGVMGRNGLLNKPQPSRLVIISKPETPTCSIDSISVQSSQAGPSEMENLQVHSKGYKNTEQQPKHVINKDKNLSRLGNPKVQFRSCVERKGFILGSVFETHNIRKENIAHSIKRKYQSTLSSTKSKSAAYSPLSNKMPRTDASLTLPTETDSSQASHEQRLSDSLDQALSSALYGLPTYTSQSPPESDTTAGPSSCSSCSCSLTVFSMGPLTYSLPCGHLLCRPCLDLKLPRQSQRLPVTCPTCKACALPNTITRVHH comes from the exons ATGGTTGTGAACCTCTGCTTGCCCTCCTTTCAGACTACTGCACACTGCAACAAG CTAAGTGCGGATGGCTGTGATGTTTCAAATCTCTTATCTGGGGATCCAGTGGCTCGACGGCGGGGTTTTAGGCTTGAGTACTTCCTCCGACCTCCACTACATGTGACCCTGCATTTCCAAGTGAGGGTTGAGCTCTGCCGTGTGGATGTAGAGCTGTGGCCCTGCGGCATGGACAAGGGCAGCTCCCCCAGGAGGCTTGAGCTCCTTACTTGTCCTGATTTTCATGCTAAAACAGAATGTGAAGAAGATGGACGGTTCAAGCTTGTGGGACGCTGTGAAATGAGGGAGGaggtgcttgtgtgttttagacATTCCAATTTTCACCATCGAGCTCCCTTCCATGCACCCCCGCCCGAACCCGCAGCCTACGGAAAACAGCAAGAACTGTGGAGCCGGGGACCAGAGTCGCTATGTTCAGTGGGCCAGCTCCGGATCTCTGTACCTTGCGGTGGGGCAGCCTCTGCACTGGGCATCAAGTCTTTGGCGGTGTGGGGAGTCCCTGCCCGGTGCTGTCCTACTTCAGAAGTGGAGAAGATTCGGAAGGCACATTTAGACAGCTTGAAACCCGAGCCTTCTGCTTTCCCATtgcctctgcctgtctctgtctcaaaCATATCACCTAGGTCAGACCCTGCCCCCTCAGAAATGACTGTCCCAGAGGAATTCCTGGACCCTCTGACCCTGGAGCTCATGGTCCTGCCTATGATCTTGCCTAGTGGTGTGGTTGTGGATAGCAGCACCTTGGAGGAGTACCAGAAACAGGAAGCCACTTGGGGACGTTTGCCAAATGACCCTTTCACTGGTGTTCCATTTACGAAAGACTCAAAACCACTCCCTAACCCGCACCTTAAAAGCCGTATCGACAGTCTGAGGCTGAAAACTGGGTGCTCTGGAGTCATGGGCAGAAATGGTCTACTGAACAAACCCCAACCTTCTAGACTTGTCATTATATCAAAACCTGAAACACCTACTTGCTCGATAGACTCTATTAGTGTCCAAAGCTCACAAGCTGGACCAAGTGAGATGGAGAACTTGCAGGTTCACTCAAAAGGTTATAAGAACACTGAGCAGCAACCAAAACATGTTATCAATAAAGATAAAAACCTTAGCAGACTAGGTAATCCTAAGGTTCAGTTCAGAAGTTGTGTTGAGAGGAAAGGGTTCATTTTGGGGTCTGTATTTGAAACTCACAATATCAGAAAGGAGAACATTGCACACTCCATCAAAAGGAAATATCAATCAACCCTTTCCTCAACTAAATCTAAATCAGCTGCTTATTCACCCCTTTCCAACAAAATGCCAAGAACAGATGCAAGCCTCACTCTCCCCACGG AAACGGACTCCAGCCAAGCCTCTCACGAGCAACGCCTGTCAGACAGTTTAGACCAGGCACTGAGCTCTGCCCTGTATGGATTACCAACATATACTTCACAAAGCCCACCGGAGTCAGACACCACAGCTG GACCAAGCAGCTGTAGTTCATGCTCGTGCTCCTTGACTGTGTTTTCCATGGGCCCACTGACTTACTCTTTGCCCTGCGGTCACCTGCTGTGTCGACCGTGCTTGGACCTCAAACTCCCTCGCCAATCGCAGAGACTCCCAGTCACTTGCCCTACATGTAAAGCGTGTGCTCTACCCAACACAATCACACGAGTGCACCATTAA
- the ubox5 gene encoding RING finger protein 37 isoform X2, whose translation MVVNLCLPSFQTTAHCNKLSADGCDVSNLLSGDPVARRRGFRLEYFLRPPLHVTLHFQVRVELCRVDVELWPCGMDKGSSPRRLELLTCPDFHAKTECEEDGRFKLVGRCEMREEVLVCFRHSNFHHRAPFHAPPPEPAAYGKQQELWSRGPESLCSVGQLRISVPCGGAASALGIKSLAVWGVPARCCPTSEVEKIRKAHLDSLKPEPSAFPLPLPVSVSNISPRSDPAPSEMTVPEEFLDPLTLELMVLPMILPSGVVVDSSTLEEYQKQEATWGRLPNDPFTGVPFTKDSKPLPNPHLKSRIDSLRLKTGCSGVMGRNGLLNKPQPSRLVIISKPETPTCSIDSISVQSSQAGPSEMENLQVHSKGYKNTEQQPKHVINKDKNLSRLGNPKVQFRSCVERKGFILGSVFETHNIRKENIAHSIKRKYQSTLSSTKSKSAAYSPLSNKMPRTDASLTLPTETDSSQASHEQRLSDSLDQALSSALYGLPTYTSQSPPESDTTAGPSSCSSCSCSLTVFSMGPLTYSLPCGHLLCRPCLDLKLPRQSQRLPVTCPTLATKTAWTS comes from the exons ATGGTTGTGAACCTCTGCTTGCCCTCCTTTCAGACTACTGCACACTGCAACAAG CTAAGTGCGGATGGCTGTGATGTTTCAAATCTCTTATCTGGGGATCCAGTGGCTCGACGGCGGGGTTTTAGGCTTGAGTACTTCCTCCGACCTCCACTACATGTGACCCTGCATTTCCAAGTGAGGGTTGAGCTCTGCCGTGTGGATGTAGAGCTGTGGCCCTGCGGCATGGACAAGGGCAGCTCCCCCAGGAGGCTTGAGCTCCTTACTTGTCCTGATTTTCATGCTAAAACAGAATGTGAAGAAGATGGACGGTTCAAGCTTGTGGGACGCTGTGAAATGAGGGAGGaggtgcttgtgtgttttagacATTCCAATTTTCACCATCGAGCTCCCTTCCATGCACCCCCGCCCGAACCCGCAGCCTACGGAAAACAGCAAGAACTGTGGAGCCGGGGACCAGAGTCGCTATGTTCAGTGGGCCAGCTCCGGATCTCTGTACCTTGCGGTGGGGCAGCCTCTGCACTGGGCATCAAGTCTTTGGCGGTGTGGGGAGTCCCTGCCCGGTGCTGTCCTACTTCAGAAGTGGAGAAGATTCGGAAGGCACATTTAGACAGCTTGAAACCCGAGCCTTCTGCTTTCCCATtgcctctgcctgtctctgtctcaaaCATATCACCTAGGTCAGACCCTGCCCCCTCAGAAATGACTGTCCCAGAGGAATTCCTGGACCCTCTGACCCTGGAGCTCATGGTCCTGCCTATGATCTTGCCTAGTGGTGTGGTTGTGGATAGCAGCACCTTGGAGGAGTACCAGAAACAGGAAGCCACTTGGGGACGTTTGCCAAATGACCCTTTCACTGGTGTTCCATTTACGAAAGACTCAAAACCACTCCCTAACCCGCACCTTAAAAGCCGTATCGACAGTCTGAGGCTGAAAACTGGGTGCTCTGGAGTCATGGGCAGAAATGGTCTACTGAACAAACCCCAACCTTCTAGACTTGTCATTATATCAAAACCTGAAACACCTACTTGCTCGATAGACTCTATTAGTGTCCAAAGCTCACAAGCTGGACCAAGTGAGATGGAGAACTTGCAGGTTCACTCAAAAGGTTATAAGAACACTGAGCAGCAACCAAAACATGTTATCAATAAAGATAAAAACCTTAGCAGACTAGGTAATCCTAAGGTTCAGTTCAGAAGTTGTGTTGAGAGGAAAGGGTTCATTTTGGGGTCTGTATTTGAAACTCACAATATCAGAAAGGAGAACATTGCACACTCCATCAAAAGGAAATATCAATCAACCCTTTCCTCAACTAAATCTAAATCAGCTGCTTATTCACCCCTTTCCAACAAAATGCCAAGAACAGATGCAAGCCTCACTCTCCCCACGG AAACGGACTCCAGCCAAGCCTCTCACGAGCAACGCCTGTCAGACAGTTTAGACCAGGCACTGAGCTCTGCCCTGTATGGATTACCAACATATACTTCACAAAGCCCACCGGAGTCAGACACCACAGCTG GACCAAGCAGCTGTAGTTCATGCTCGTGCTCCTTGACTGTGTTTTCCATGGGCCCACTGACTTACTCTTTGCCCTGCGGTCACCTGCTGTGTCGACCGTGCTTGGACCTCAAACTCCCTCGCCAATCGCAGAGACTCCCAGTCACTTGCCCTACAT TGGCCACAAAGACAGCATGGACATCCTGA
- the LOC113571018 gene encoding oxytocin-neurophysin 1-like, protein MRNGTGAAHGRKGSAMCRSSLPARVLCLLALSSLSPACYIQNCPRGGKRALPHIGIRRCMPCGPGERGRCFGPSICCVADLGCYVGSPEAAGCMEENILPSPCESGGRPCGSEGGHCAAPGVCCDLEMCVLNSNCSEESRLHHPAEVRLSSTSTREMLLRLFNLASRGQRQI, encoded by the exons ATGCGAAACGGAACCGGGGCTGCACACGGACGGAAGGGAAGCGCGATGTGCCGCTCTTCGCTCCCAGCGCGCGTCCTCTGCCTCCTCGCGCTCTCGTCGCTCTCTCCAGCTTGTTACATCCAGAACTGCCCGCGCGGAGGGAAGCGCGCGCTTCCACACATAGGAATAAGACGG TGCATGCCCTGTGGTCCTGGGGAAAGGGGTCGCTGCTTTGGCCCCAGTATTTGCTGCGTAGCAGATCTGGGCTGCTACGTGGGCTCTCCAGAGGCAGCCGGCTGCATGGAGGAGAACATCTTGCCCAGCCCCTGCGAGAGTGGAGGGAGACCCTGTGGATCTGAGGGGGGCCACTGCGCTGCACCAGGAGTCTGCTGTGATCTAG AGATGTGTGTCCTCAATTCAAACTGTTCAGAAGAAAGCAGGCTTCACCATCCTGCTGAAGTAAGGCTGAGCAGCACCTCAACCAGGGAGATGCTGTTGCGTCTCTTCAACCTGGCCAGTAGAGGGCAAAGGCAGATTTGA
- the slc35d2 gene encoding UDP-N-acetylglucosamine/UDP-glucose/GDP-mannose transporter, producing the protein MSKASSLTCLPSSSPSPPSPCFSLTPASRNGHFVKFLSAAFYALSSFLIIVVNKTVLTNYRFPSYMFLGIGQMAFTIIILYLAKICKAVTFQDFDRNLPRKIFPLPLLYVGNHVTGLGGTKKLSLPMFTVLRKFSILLTMIMESKILRKAFSPQLVFSVLAILFGAVIAASSDLAFDAEGYAFVLLNDVFTAASGVYTKKKLGVEGLGKYGVLFYNAFIIIIPTILASAFTGDLEKAVAFEGWLSLSFVLYFLMSCVMGFILMYSIILCSYYNSALTTTVIGAIKNVAVAYIGMFIGGDYLFSWPNFVGLNICISGGLLYSYLTFNTRKSPSSRAVNQEETKLGAPVVGDDLARAKAEIQ; encoded by the exons ATGTCCAAAGCCTCTTCTCTTACTTGTCTGCCGTCGTCGTCTCCGTCGCCGCCGTCGCCTTGTTTTTCACTTACTCCCGCTTCGAGAAACGGACACTTTGTGAAGTTCCTTTCCGCCGCTTTCTACGCTCTCAGCTCCTTTCTTATCATCGTGGTGAACAAGACCGTTTTAACGAACTACCG ATTTCCCTCATACATGTTCCTTGGAATTGGACAG ATGGCATTCACAATCATCATTCTCTATTTAGCCAAAATATGCAAAGCAGTGACTTTTCAGGACTTTGACAGAAACTTACCCAGAAAg ATTTTCCCTTTGCCATTACTCTATGTGGGAAATCATGTAACAGGTCTTGGAGGCACAAAGAAATTAAg CTTACCCATGTTCACTGTGCTCCGAAAGTTCTCTATCCTACTCACAATGATTATGGAGTCAAAAATATTAAG AAAGGCATTTTCACCTCAGCTGGTGTTCAGTGTATTGGCCATTTTGTTCGGGGCTGTAATCGCTGCAAG CTCTGACCTCGCGTTTGATGCAGAGGGATATGCTTTTGTTCTACTCAACGATGTATTCACAGCTGCTAGTGGTGTGTACACAAAGAAGAAACTGGGAGTCGAG GGCCTGGGCAAGTATGGAGTTCTGTTCTACAACGCGTTCATCATCATTATACCGACTATTTTGGCAAGTGCCTTTACTGGAGATTTAGAAAAG GCCGTTGCCTTTGAAGGATGGCTGTCACTGAGCTTCGTTTTATATTTTCTGATGTCTTGTGTCATGGG GTTCATTCTGATGTACTCCATTATTCTGTGCAGTTATTACAACAGTGCCCTAACCACTACAGTTATTGGGGCTATTAAG AATGTTGCTGTAGCCTACATTGGCATGTTCATTGGAGGAGATTATCTATTCTCATGGCCAAACTTTGTCGGGCTAAACATCTG CATATCTGGTGGATTGTTGTACTCGTACCTGACGTTCAACACCAGAAAGAGTCCTTCTTCACGAGCCGTGAACCAAGAGGAGACCAAACTGGGGGCTCCTGTGGTAGGAGATGACCTAGCTAGAGCTAAAGCTGAGATCCAGTAA
- the znf367 gene encoding zinc finger protein 367 — protein MADSKHPQVIFCNDSPKRVLVSVIKTTPIKPKAAEAAMPTSPGFSDFMVYPWRWGENAHNVTLSPGSGPGAASAADTDHLKDGIRRGRPRADTVRELISEGENSTSRIRCNICNRVFPREKSLQAHKRTHTGERPYLCDYPDCGKAFVQSGQLKTHQRLHTGEKPFVCSEKGCGSRFTHANRHCPKHPYARLKREEPTEPGTSHGADNKAVAEWLAKYWQTREQRAPAPNKGKAPNKVAMEDQEQQDPMDFLPSDEGEEEEPEEGKGSSGGGAARRRLQEQRERLHGALALIELANNVSPA, from the exons ATGGCTGACAGCAAACATCCTCAAGTCATTTTTTGTAACGACTCGCCAAAACGAGTTCTGGTCTCCGTTATTAAGACGACTCCGATAAAGCCCAAAGCCGCGGAGGCGGCGATGCCAACCAGCCCCGGCTTCAGCGACTTCATGGTCTATCCGTGGCGATGGGGAGAAAACGCGCACAACGTGACGCTCAGTCCGGGATCAGGGCCCGGGGCCGCCTCGGCTGCAGACACGGACCACCTAAAG GACGGGATCCGGCGTGGCCGCCCTCGCGCGGATACCGTCCGAGAGCTTATCAGTGAGGGTGAGAACTCCACCAGCCGCATCCGCTGCAATATCTGCAATCGGGTTTTTCCCAGGGAGAAGTCCCTGCAGGCTCACAAACGGACACACACGG GTGAGCGGCCTTACTTGTGTGATTACCCAGACTGCGGGAAAGCCTTCGTCCAGAGCGGCCAACTAAAAACTCATCAGCGCCTACATACCGGAGAGAAGCCTTTTGTTTGTTCGGAGAAAG GCTGCGGTAGCCGATTTACTCACGCTAACCGACACTGCCCCAAGCACCCATATGCCAGGCTGAAGAGGGAGGAGCCCACAGAGCCGGGGACATCCCACGGGGCCGACAACAAGGCCGTGGCTGAGTGGTTGGCAAA ATACTGGCAGACGAGGGAGCAGCGAGCCCCTGCCCCTAATAAAGGAAAAGCCCCGAACAAGGTCGCCATGGAGGACCAGGAGCAGCAGGACCCCATGGACTTCCTGCCCTCCGATgagggggaagaggaggagccgGAGGAAGGAAAGGGCAGCAGCGGGGGCGGAGCTGCCCGGCGACGCCTCCAGGAACAGAGGGAGCGCCTTCATGGAGCGCTGGCTCTCATCGAGCTGGCCAACAACGTGTCGCCCGCGTAA